TATTTCTACTCTCCCTTGTAAAATAATATATAGTATATCGTTTTTCATATTTGGATCTAATATAAATACATCTTCCTTATAGTTTTTTTCAACGAAATGATTTGAAATAATATTTGGTGTTCTGTTAAATAATTCTTTAAAATCCATAAAAATCTCCTTTCGGGTCATTTGACCTATATGAACCATACTATAATACCCTATTATATTACTTAAGGAGAATGTTATGAGAAAATTTATTATAGATACTGATACTGGAAGTGATGATGCAATTGCACTAATTATGGCATTAAAAAGTAAAGAAATAAATATAGAAGCAATTACTACAGTATGCGGAAATATTACATTAGAGCAAGCAACATTAAATGCTTTAATGACAATAGAAGTAACAGATACTGTCAAACCACCAGTATTTTCTGGTTCAAGTAAACCATTAAAACGGAAATTGGAAACAGCTGAAGGTGTTCATGGACAAGATGGTATGGGGGGCAAGGGATTAATACATCCAACCCTGAAAAAAACAGGTAGTAATGCAGTAGAGAAAATATTATCAATAGTAGAAGAAAACCCAGGAGAGATAGAGATAATTACAATTGGACCAGTAACTAATCTTGCTCAAGCTATATTAGAAGCACCAGAAACAATGAAAAAAGTTAAGCATATTTATTCTATGGCTACAGGTGGGTTTGGTCCTGGAAATGTCACTCCAGTTGCAGAATTTAATGTTTATGTCGATGCAGAAGCATTTGATATAATGCTAAGATCTGATATTCCAATAACTATAGCTGGTTTTGATATCTGTATTGGGGATGCTGCATTTAATGAGGATGAAATAAACTTCTTGCGTAGTTCAGAAAGTAGTCTAGCTCGATTTGCAATGGATATAAATAGCCAAAAGATTGAGTGGAATATAAAGACATATAACCGTTACGCTGTAAATTTACCTGACCCTGTTGCTATGGCGGTTGCTCTATGGGACGATATTGTTATCGAAAAGGTAGAAGCTCATTGTCACACTTGTATAAAAGAAGAAGCGGCATATGGGCAGGTAATTGTAGATACAGGAAAGTTTGGTAATAAAACAGAAGATTTTAATGCTGTTGTTATTAAATCAATAGATGCGGATTTGTATAAAAAACGTCTGATTAAATTATTAGTAGATTAATATATTTTTTTAATTTTATCATGAAAATAAATAGAGAACTGTCGGTAATGGTTATTGGTAAAGCTATATGAAAATGGAGTAAAAACTAAATATTAGGATTATTTAAATTTATGTATTATAGTTTAAGTAGAGAGGTACTTGAAATGGATACTGAAAAGAAAATCTTTAAATACGATATGAACTCTCAAGAAGTATTATATTAGGTAGCAAAGTATATTCAGCACCATTTTATTTGTCTATAAATCATATTAAAGGAGCTTGCCATGGGTGATATTGATAAAAATGGAAGAAATGCAAAAATTAACAAAGATACTAAAACGTTCGTTATTGATACCAACGTTTTAATTCATCGTCCTGATGCCATATTTTCTTTTAAAAATAGTAAGGTTGTTATTCCTATTGAGGTATTTGAGGAGTTAGACAAACTTAAATCAGAGCACCACTCTGGTAGGGGTAAAAGTGCAAGAACAGCAGTTAGATTAATAGATGGAATTATTAGTAAAAGGGATGTTTCTAAGGGTGTAAAAATGCCTAGTGGAGGACTTCTAGTAATCCCCATTCTAGAGGATTTTAAGGAGTTTCACGGTCTTGTAAAGGGCAAAAAGGATAATCATATACTTTTAACAGCCCTTGCATTAAAACAACAGGGGGATTTAGTATTTTTTGTCTCAAAGGATATAAATGCTAGAATTAAAGCTGAAGCCCTTGGCATTAGAGCTGTTGATTATGAGAAACATAAGGTTAGTACAAACGACCAGTATAAGGGGTATGTTGAACTTGAGGTTTCCGAGGATAAGTGTAAAGAGTTAGAGGAGATGAAGTCTGTAGAACTTGAGGGTAACTTCTATGACAATCAATACTGTTTTTTAACAAACTCATCATCATCTACTATATATATAGGTCGATACGACAAGGAAGCTGAGTGTTTTAGGCATATACCATCTAATTTAGAACCTGTAACAGGTATAAGCGCTTTAAATACCGAGCAGAGGATAGCTTTTGATGCACTTCTTAACCCAAATATCAATCTTGTAACCCTAGTAGGGGCAGCTGGAACAGGAAAGACTCTTTTGGCCATAGCTTCTGGATTGCATATGGTTACCTTTGAAAAACAGTACTCCAGGGTTTTAGTTAGCAGGCCTATTGTTCCGATGGGTAATGATATTGGTTTTTTACCAGGGGAGAAGTCCCAAAAAATGTCCCCTTGGATGCAACCTATTTTTGATAATCTGGAGTTTATTATCGAGAGGTCTAATAAACAGAATGTTAAGAGTGTGGATCAGCTAATTAATAATAAGATATTGGAGATTGAGGCTTTAACCTATATTAGAGGTAGAAGTTTGCCAAAGCAGTATATAGTTGTTGATGAGGCACAAAATTTAACAACCCATGAAATTAAAACTATTGTTAGTAGAGCAGGTGAGGATACAAAGGTTATATTAACTGGAGACCCATACCAGATAGATAACCCATACTTAGATTCGGAATCAAACGGATTAATAACCCTGGTTGAGGCTTTTAAAGAGGAGAAAATATCTGCCCATGTAACATTAACAAAAACAGAGAGAAGTTCCTTAGCTGAGTTAGCTACACAACTTCTTTAATATACTAATTATTCCAGGGTCTCTTTTAAATCTGATAATAGAGTATCAGCATCAAAGGGGCCCATATATTTTATCTTCTTATTTACAGTTAATATAGGAAATGAAAAACTCATGTTTATTAGGGTTTTTACATCCTGATACTCTGATAGATCTTCCTTATATATATCTTTAAACTCTACACTTACCTTATGTTGTAGGGAGGCTTTAATTACAGAATCTTGAAGCTGTTTTGTTAGTTCTCTACATGTTATCTGGGGTATGTTAACAGTGCACTTGTGATCTCCATTATCATCACACCCGCTACACGATGAACAACTACTTGTAATTGGGGACTCTTCTTCACCAAATAATATAATTTCATTCATTCCTCTATTTTGCACATTTAGAAATATAATGTAAATATTAATTAAAGTTTATTATTGTTTTGCATTCCTCTAATATGGTTATTATAATAAAGATATGAGAGATATAGAAAAGTGTGTAATTTGCAATAACGAGATCACAAATACTATGGTATTATGTCCAAACTGTGGGAACGTTATAAACAGAGCAGATTACAGTGAAAATAGGGTAAAGTATAATTACACCCTAGATAAAAATATAGAATCCCTAGAAAAAATTGATATGGCATTATGCCATTTAGAAGAGGAGTTAGATGCCTTTTTGTGTAAAAAAAGATAGACAATCTTCAAATATCTAACACAAAAAACTTTCAAACTATTAAGTTTAATGATAGTGTATCTTTTATTACATGATAAGTTAAAGAGATAGAGCCAGTTTGTCGATAATGACTATAATAACTTTAAGGAGGTCCTATGAGGCGAGGGGCATTAAACTCATATAAAGAGACTAAGGTAACTACTGCAACACAGAGTAAGTTAATTATAATGTTATATGATGAGGTTATAAAACAGATTACTATTGGTGTTGAAGCAGTAAAAACCAAAAAAGCAAAGGATGTTTCACACAACGCTTTTGTAAAATCCCAGGATTGTATATCGGAGCTTATGGTCTCCCTGGATCTTGAGAAGGGTGGTGATATAGCCCAAAACTTATTTAGCCTGTATAACTATTTTAATAGGGAGTTATTGGAAGCTAATACTAGTGGGAAAATAGAAAAAGCACTTGATGTACAGAGTATGATGAAAGAGTTAAGATCGTCTTGGGTCTCTATCTCTGGTACCACTGAACATGAAACAACTCCGGATAGAGTAGGAATAAATATCGCTGGATAGATTAGAAGTTTTAGAAGAGAGGGTTTTTAAATCCATAGAGGAGTATAAAACCCTAATTATTTCCCTTAAAAAATCATTTAAAACAAAAAACACAGATCAGATAACCTTTTTACAGCTAAAAGAGAAGGAACTATTAAAAACCCTAACTAGACGGGTAAAACTCTATAACAGCTATATTAAGGATCAGAAACTACCTCCTGGGGATATAAATAATCGATTAATTGAATTAAACTCATATATAAAAAATATTAGAGACGAGCTAATATTAGATAAAGAGATATTAAAAACAGAAATTTCCAGGGTTAATAAAGTTGTAAGACCCCTTGGGAAAGGACGTGACTATACCGCAGGGAGGATAGATATAACTACATGAGCAACAAGGAACCTTTATATATATTAGATGGATACGCTATTATCTTTAGATCATATTATGCATTTATAAATAGACCATTAAAAAATAGCCAGGGTAACAATATAAGTGCTATTTTTGGATTTTATAGAACACTTTTTAATTTTTTTAAGACCTATAAACCAAAGAATTTTATTGTAGCCCTAGATAGTAAGGGCCCAACCTTTAGAAGTGATATATTCCCGGAGTATAAGGCAAATAGATCCCCTGCTCCAGAGGACTTAATAGCCCAATTTCCTATAATAATAAACATATTAGAGGAGCTTAATATCCCCTCTGTAGGGTTAGTTGGTTATGAGGCCGATGATATTATAGGAACCCTTGCATCCCGGTGCGAAAAAGAGTCTAGGCAGTGTTTTATTATTTCTGGGGATAAGGACTTAATGCAGTTAATATCGGACAATGTAACCCAGTTAATTCCTGATGGTAAAGGAAGTTATACCGTATTTGATAGTAAAAAAGTATTTGAAACAAAGGGAGTACACCCAAATCAAATAATTGACTACCTATCTCTTATGGGGGATTCTGCAGATAATATTCCCGGGGTTAAGGGTATAGGAGAGAAGACCGCAGGTAAACTTTTAGACCAATTTAAAACTCTTGAGAACCTGTATGCTAATATTGAAAATGTTAAAGCTAAGGGGCAAAGAGAGAAGTTAATAAATGGAAAAGAGAGTGCTTTTTTAAGTAAAAAACTTGTTGTATTAGACTTAAATACCCCAATTGACATTGAACCTAAAGACTGTATTCTCCCTGAAATTGATGGGAAGCTAAGCCAGGAGCTATTCGCTGCCCAGGGAATTAATGCCGTATCCCCAGGTGGAACTTCTTCTAATGAGAAACCTAAAGAAGAGGGTAAAAAGGGTAGTTATAAGGTAATTCTGGATAAAGATGAGTTAGATTTAGTTATTAATAAAGCTATTGAGAGTAAAATTGTAGCATTTGATTGTGAGACTGACTCTTTAGATGCTATAAGTGCAAACCCTGTAGGGTTTTCAATATCATTTGTTAAAGAAGAGGCCTACTATATTCCTTTAAAAGCAAAGGGGTGTGAACCACTTGAAGAGGAAGTAGTTAAAGATGCCCTTAAAAAACTGTTTAATAGTGCCCAGATTGTAGGGCAAAATATAAAGTATGACTATAAGGTTTTAGCTAAATGGGGTCTTAATATAAAGAATATTATTTTTGATACAATGGTCGCAGCCTGGATATTAGACTCATCTATTACAAGCTACTCAATGGATAGTTTAGCAAAGAGTAGACTTAATTATACCACAGTAGCATTTAAGGATATTGTTCCAAAAAATGGTGTTTTTAGTGATGTCCATATAGATTTAGCTACAGAGTATGCAGCAGAGGATGCTGATATAACATATAGATTATACCTTGATATGGTAGATGATCTAGATAGGGATGCAACACTTAAAAAATTACTTTATAACATTGAAATACCTCTAATTAATATTTTAGCGAATATGGAGATTGAGGGGGTTTTATTAGATGGGGAGAACCTTAATAACTTCTCAAAAGAGTTAGAGAATAGTATTAAAGAGTGCGAAAAAGAGATTTTTAACATATGTGGAAAAGAGTTTAATATAAGCTCTACTAAGCAGTTACAGGAAGTTCTGTTTGAAGATAGGGGACTTACTCCTATTAAAAAAACAAAGACCGGTTACTCTACAGATACAGCGGTTTTAGAGCAGTTGGCTAAAGAGGATGTTGTTCCAGAAAAAATTATAGAGTACCGTGGTTTATCTAAACTTAAATCAACTTATGCTGATGCCCTACCTAAACTAATAAATAACAGAACAGGAAGGGTTCATACCCACTTTTTACAAACAGGAACAGCTACTGGTCGATTAAGTAGTAAGGATCCTAACCTACAAAATATTCCGGTAAAGGATGATAGGGGAAGACGTATAAGGTCAGCCTTTGTTCCAACGCCAGGTAAAGTATTTTTGTCCGCCGACTATTCACAAATTGAGCTTGTTGTTCTTGCCCACCTTTCTAAAGACCCGGGGTTAGTTAGTGCCTATAATAATGGAAGGGATATTCACACCCAGACTGCGGCAATTATTAACCAGGTAGAATTAGAAGATGTAACACCTGGAATGAGAAGAGTCGCTAAAACTATTAACTTTGGTGTAATGTATGGAATGAGTGCTTTTAGGTTATCTAACGAGTTAGAGATTCCAAGAAAGGCAGCAGCAGATTTTATTAATAGATATTTTACAGAGTTTGCGGGTATTAAAACCTTTATGGATGAGACCCTTCTAGAGGCGGAAGAGCACGGTTATGTATCAACAATTTTAGGTAGAAAAAGGGTTTTACCTGGTATAACAAGTAGTAATAAAATGGTTAAGGCTGGTGCCCAAAGAGCAGCTGTAAACAGTGTTGTTCAAGGTTCCGCAGCCGATATTATGAAGCTTGCTATGTTAGAAATAAACAAGAGAATAAAAGAGGAGTGTCCAAACTCTAAAATGGTTCTACAGGTACACGATGAGTTTATCTTTGAGGCGAACTTAGATGAGGTGGAAATATTAAGATCCCTTGTTAAAGAGTCTATGGAGGGGGCGTATAAGCTAATTGTGCCCCTTACATCCTCAATTGAGACTGGTAATAATTGGGGGGATATTCATTAATGGTTATTGCCCTATCTGGAAAGTGTTGCTCAGGAAAAAACTACATAAGTTCTATTTTTGAGAGTAGGGGATTTAAAATAATAGATGTGGATATTCTTGCAGGAGAGATCTTCTCTAAATTAGATAACCAGATTCTTAAAATTTTTGGAAACACTGTTTTAGTTAATGGAAGAGTAGATAAAAAGAGAGTAGGTGATCTTCTTTTTAAGGATAAGGAAAAAAGAGAGGAACTAGAGGGGATTATTCACCCCTTAGTTTATGATAGAATAATTGAGATAATAGGTGATAAAGGGGACTATATAATAAATATTCCCCTGTTAAAACCAAGTATTTTAGTGGATTATTTAGATTATATAGTATGGATTAAATCTCCACTTTTATTAAGATTATATAGGGCAAAACATAGGGACAACTACACTTTTATTACATTAGTTAGAAGAATATGGGCTCAAAAAAAACTTAGTGTTAAATATTTTATAACTACGGTCGATATTTATTATATATATAATAGTTGGTTTACTAAGGGACTAGATAAACAGGTTAGTTCAATTTTAAACAAGCTTTAAAGAGGTTAGAATGGCAGATAATGTTAAAAAAGATATAAATGATACTAAAATTTCCACAGATACGCTCTTTGTACTACTACTTGTAATTTGCGGGATAGCTGTAATTATCTTAGCCGCCTACCTACTGTACAAACCCCACCAGGGAAGTAATGATGTTGTAATTAGGGATATAATTGTCTCCGGTGCAATTCCAAATGAGAGTGAAAGTGTTCAAAGTGTAGAGGACTCTTTAAAAAATAGTTATTTAGTGGAGCCTACATTAGATGAGGAAAAGAAAGAAGAGCCTAAATTAGAAGAGAGTATAGAAGATGAGACTCTAATAACTAAAAAAGACCAAGACCTTCCGGTAATTAAGGATAAACCAATCTTCAAAAAATCAACTACAACCCCTGTATTAAAACAGACTGTAACTAAAACTACAGTTGTTAAACCTAAAAAGGTTCAACAAAAATTAGTTACAATTAAGGCTTATTGGATACAGGTTGGCTCCTTCTCTTCCAGTGCCCAGGCTAATAAAAGTGTAGACCTTCTTAAATCCAAGGGACTATCTTCCAGGGTTGTATTAAAAAGTGTTAACGGAAAGAGTGTTTATAGAGTTAGAATAGGCGCCTACGAAAGTAAGGATGAAGCTGATAAATTTTTAAGTGAAGTTCAAAAAATTGATGGCTATTCTGGAAGTTATGTATCGGAATCTACAACACAAAAATATATAGATATATAAAAAATCAAACAAACTCTTGCAGTTTAATGATTTTATATTAGAATTAGAGGTATTAAATAATATAAGAGATGCAATGATAGATTTAGATAATACCTTAATGTTCAAGACACTTTTTAAGTTATTGGACCATGATACTCGAAATACCTTTGTTAAGCTAAACGCACTAGTTTCGGATTTAGACGAATCTCCTGTAAAGGATATGATTACTGACTCTGTTCAAGAGCTATACGATATAATAGCCTCTTCTTCCGGTTTTATTGATGGTAAGAAGAGAATTATGTCCATGTATGATATAATATCCCAGTTATCCCTAACATCGGATAAAATCGCGTTGTCCCATCACCATAGGGTAAAACTTACTACAGATCCAAAAATATATCTGTTTGTAGAGGTTTCAGAACTCTTTAACCACGCTATTTTAAATATAATAGAGAATGCATTAAAGTACTCCCCAACTGATACTGTTGTAGAAGTTGATATAAAACGGGAAGAGAACTATGTTACTGTATATGTTAAGGATTCAGGTATAGGTATAGATAAAGGTGAGTTAGAAGCTATCTTTAATCAGGGTTATAGGGCCTCTAATGCTAAGAGTTTTGAAGGTACCGGAACTGGGCTTTGGATTACTAAGAATATTATTCAGAGGGATTCTGGTACTATAGAAGTTTATCAAAATGATGATAAAGGAACTATTTTTAAAGTGATGGTCCCAATATTTTTTACAAATAGCCTTGAAGAGTCTATGGATATTGTAATATTTAACTATGTTGAGGATAACGATGAGTTAGATAAGAGTTTAAGCAGTGTCAAAACACTAATAGATATGCATAATCCACCACCCCAGTACCACTATGACTCCCTTGTGTTTGCAAACTTACTAAACTATCTAAGAAAAGAGAAAAGAAATAAGACTGAGTCCCACTTTAAAGAGAAGTTATTAGAGATCAAATCAAAAAACCCTAATGGTAAAACAGTATTAATTGTAGATGATTCTACCTATGTTCACTACTATTTAGGTTCATTCTTTTCCAAACTCGGTTATAGGGTTTTAGATTTTGCATATAATGGACAGGAGGGTTTTAACCTATATGAAACATATAACCCAGATATTGTAACTTTAGATATTACTATGCCTGTAATGTCTGGTTTAGAAGCTAGTGAGAAGATTTTAGAGTTTGACCCAAAGGCAAAATTACTCTTTTTATCCGGGTTAGGTGGTCATGGGGGGCTTCATGCTACTATTAACAATAAGTTAAAGGGTAGACCCTATGGAATTTTAACAAAACCCTTTAAATTGGAAGATTTAAAAGACGCTTTAACTACTTTTAACCAACTATAGTGTAGTCTATAGGTTTATTATATATTTTAGAGTCCTCTGGAACAGACTTAACTATCCATACATTACCACCTATAGTTGAGTTTTTTCCAACTACAGTCTCCCCTCCTAATATTGTAGCTCCAGCATAAATAGTAACTCCATCCTCTATTGTTGGGTGTCTCTTTATATTCGCTTCCTCTTTTTTAACACTAAGTGCACCAAGGGTAACTCCCTGGTATATTTTTACACTCTTACCTATAACAGTGGTCTCACCAATTACTACCCCTGTACCGTGGTCAATAAAAAAAGATTCACCAATTGTAGCACCAGGGTGAATATCTATTCCTGTTGTTTCATGGGCGTATTCTCCCATCATTCTAGGTATTAATGGGATCTTCATTAAGTAGAACTCATGGGCAATCCTATGGATCATTACAGCCTTTAAGCCAGGGTATGATAGTATAACCTCTTCCATTGATGCTGCAGCCGGGTCTCCTGCTAAGGCTGCCTCCGCATCTAGAAGCAGTTTAGAACGTATTTTAGTCAACCTTGAAAGTAGTTCTAAGGTATGGTCAAGGGATGATGATAGACAACCTTCACAGTTACAAGAGTCCGAGGAAACTAACTTTTTACATGAAGCCTTTTTAGTTTCACTGTAGAGTTTTTTAAAAAGTCTGTTTAACTTTTCACTAGTTCTATAGGATAAAATTGATTGATCAATAACTTCATCTGCTTGGAACCCTGGAAACATTAGGGACTCTATAATCATTAATATCTTTTTAATACTCTCGCGGGAGGGTAGGGATGGCCCATCAATATGGTTTACACCTCCACCTAAGCTATATGATTTTAGTAACTCTTTTTTTATTTTATCTAATTTATCATCATCCATAAAAGTAATTTAAGTTTTCCTATGTAAAAAGTCTACCTATTGTGCTTTATTTTATAGATTATCACTTATATATTCAGCAAAGTGTTCTTTGAAGTAGTTGGACTTAACATCATTTTTAATATGTTTATTTATAAACTCTTCAATTTCAGTTTTATCCCCATTTATTAGTGCTTTTGTAATTTCTTTATGGTCACTATACAGTTTATTTAATTTCTCCTTCTCTAACATATGGAGTCTTCTATATCTTATATAATGGACATTTAACTTCTGAATTAAATTCCAAAGAAACTCTCTCTTTGCAGCTATAAAAAGATTTTTATGAAAAAGATCATCATACTTTAGAAATTTATTAAAGTAGTTCTCTTCTCCAATTACTCTATGTTGTTCCTTAAGAAGCTTTTCAAGCTCTATTATAGTCTCCTTGGACAGGTTTCCACATAGGTCTGTTAATATCTGTTTCTCTAGGGTAGACCTTAAGTAGATTATCTGTTCTACAGACTTAAGGTCTATATAGGATACTCTAGTTGCCCGTTGAGGGGAGATAACAATGTAATCATCAGCTGATAACTGTTTAAGAATATCCCTTACCGGGGTTCTTGATATGCTGTATCTTGCTGTTAATGTAGCTTCACTAAGTGCTGAACCCGGCTTTAGGGTGAGATTAAGTATTTCATCTTTTAATTGGTTTATTATTTGATCCTTTGTTAATGCCATTATTATTTATACACATTAAATATTGAACTTGACAACAGGTAATTTCTAAACTATCGTTAGATATAGTCAAACTTGTATACAAGTTTATAGGAGTTTATATGGAAATGACATGGCGATGGTATGGTGAGAATAATGATTCAATTACACTAGACCATATAAGACAGATACCCGGTGTTACTGGGATAGTTTGGTCCCTGCATGATAAGGCTGCAGGGGATATTTGGGAAATGGATAGAATCCAACAGGTTACCGACCTTATACGGAGTAAGGGATTTACCCCTGATGTAGTTGAAAGTGTAAATGTCCATGATGATATTAAACTTGGACTCCCAACTAGGGATGGATATATAGATACTTACATTGATACAATAGAGAAACTCTCCAAGGTGGGTGTTAAGGTTATTTGTTATAACTTTATGCCAATTTTTGACTGGACAAGAACAGACCTATATAAAGAGCATCCCGATGGTTCTAATGCCCTTTTTTATGAAAAAAATGCTATAGACTTAGATCCAAAGGTTATGGCTAAAAAAATTATTGACGGAGCAGGGGACTTCTCTATGCCGGGTTGGGAACCTGAGAGAATGGCTAAGCTTGATGAACTCTTTAAAGCTTATGAGGGCGTTACAGAGGATATCTTATTTGAAAACCTAAAATACTTTCTAGAGAAGATAATACCTGTATGTGAGAGGTGTGGAGTAAAAATGGCTATCCATCCAGATGATCCTCCTTGGCCTATATTTGGACTTCCTAGAATTATTAGAAGTAGAGACCACATTGCAAGATTTTTAAAACTTGTTGATTCTCCATATAATGGGTTAACACTTTGTACAGGATCTCTAGGTCCAAATCTGTCAAATGATATACCAGCAATAGTTAGGGAGTTTCAAAACAAGATAGCCTTTGCCCATATTAGGAATGTAAAGGTTTTTGATAATGGAGACTTTATTGAGGCCTCCCATAGGGGTAAAGATGGAAATGTGGATGTATATGAAGTTTTAAAAGCATACCATGATAATAACTTTACAGGTTATATTAGACCTGACCATGGAAGACATCTATGGGGAGAAGAGAAAAATTGTAGGCCT
Above is a genomic segment from Thiospirochaeta perfilievii containing:
- a CDS encoding nucleoside hydrolase translates to MRKFIIDTDTGSDDAIALIMALKSKEINIEAITTVCGNITLEQATLNALMTIEVTDTVKPPVFSGSSKPLKRKLETAEGVHGQDGMGGKGLIHPTLKKTGSNAVEKILSIVEENPGEIEIITIGPVTNLAQAILEAPETMKKVKHIYSMATGGFGPGNVTPVAEFNVYVDAEAFDIMLRSDIPITIAGFDICIGDAAFNEDEINFLRSSESSLARFAMDINSQKIEWNIKTYNRYAVNLPDPVAMAVALWDDIVIEKVEAHCHTCIKEEAAYGQVIVDTGKFGNKTEDFNAVVIKSIDADLYKKRLIKLLVD
- a CDS encoding PhoH family protein, which produces MGDIDKNGRNAKINKDTKTFVIDTNVLIHRPDAIFSFKNSKVVIPIEVFEELDKLKSEHHSGRGKSARTAVRLIDGIISKRDVSKGVKMPSGGLLVIPILEDFKEFHGLVKGKKDNHILLTALALKQQGDLVFFVSKDINARIKAEALGIRAVDYEKHKVSTNDQYKGYVELEVSEDKCKELEEMKSVELEGNFYDNQYCFLTNSSSSTIYIGRYDKEAECFRHIPSNLEPVTGISALNTEQRIAFDALLNPNINLVTLVGAAGTGKTLLAIASGLHMVTFEKQYSRVLVSRPIVPMGNDIGFLPGEKSQKMSPWMQPIFDNLEFIIERSNKQNVKSVDQLINNKILEIEALTYIRGRSLPKQYIVVDEAQNLTTHEIKTIVSRAGEDTKVILTGDPYQIDNPYLDSESNGLITLVEAFKEEKISAHVTLTKTERSSLAELATQLL
- the fliS gene encoding flagellar export chaperone FliS codes for the protein MRRGALNSYKETKVTTATQSKLIIMLYDEVIKQITIGVEAVKTKKAKDVSHNAFVKSQDCISELMVSLDLEKGGDIAQNLFSLYNYFNRELLEANTSGKIEKALDVQSMMKELRSSWVSISGTTEHETTPDRVGINIAG
- the polA gene encoding DNA polymerase I; this translates as MSNKEPLYILDGYAIIFRSYYAFINRPLKNSQGNNISAIFGFYRTLFNFFKTYKPKNFIVALDSKGPTFRSDIFPEYKANRSPAPEDLIAQFPIIINILEELNIPSVGLVGYEADDIIGTLASRCEKESRQCFIISGDKDLMQLISDNVTQLIPDGKGSYTVFDSKKVFETKGVHPNQIIDYLSLMGDSADNIPGVKGIGEKTAGKLLDQFKTLENLYANIENVKAKGQREKLINGKESAFLSKKLVVLDLNTPIDIEPKDCILPEIDGKLSQELFAAQGINAVSPGGTSSNEKPKEEGKKGSYKVILDKDELDLVINKAIESKIVAFDCETDSLDAISANPVGFSISFVKEEAYYIPLKAKGCEPLEEEVVKDALKKLFNSAQIVGQNIKYDYKVLAKWGLNIKNIIFDTMVAAWILDSSITSYSMDSLAKSRLNYTTVAFKDIVPKNGVFSDVHIDLATEYAAEDADITYRLYLDMVDDLDRDATLKKLLYNIEIPLINILANMEIEGVLLDGENLNNFSKELENSIKECEKEIFNICGKEFNISSTKQLQEVLFEDRGLTPIKKTKTGYSTDTAVLEQLAKEDVVPEKIIEYRGLSKLKSTYADALPKLINNRTGRVHTHFLQTGTATGRLSSKDPNLQNIPVKDDRGRRIRSAFVPTPGKVFLSADYSQIELVVLAHLSKDPGLVSAYNNGRDIHTQTAAIINQVELEDVTPGMRRVAKTINFGVMYGMSAFRLSNELEIPRKAAADFINRYFTEFAGIKTFMDETLLEAEEHGYVSTILGRKRVLPGITSSNKMVKAGAQRAAVNSVVQGSAADIMKLAMLEINKRIKEECPNSKMVLQVHDEFIFEANLDEVEILRSLVKESMEGAYKLIVPLTSSIETGNNWGDIH
- the coaE gene encoding dephospho-CoA kinase (Dephospho-CoA kinase (CoaE) performs the final step in coenzyme A biosynthesis.) produces the protein MVIALSGKCCSGKNYISSIFESRGFKIIDVDILAGEIFSKLDNQILKIFGNTVLVNGRVDKKRVGDLLFKDKEKREELEGIIHPLVYDRIIEIIGDKGDYIINIPLLKPSILVDYLDYIVWIKSPLLLRLYRAKHRDNYTFITLVRRIWAQKKLSVKYFITTVDIYYIYNSWFTKGLDKQVSSILNKL
- a CDS encoding SPOR domain-containing protein, with the protein product MADNVKKDINDTKISTDTLFVLLLVICGIAVIILAAYLLYKPHQGSNDVVIRDIIVSGAIPNESESVQSVEDSLKNSYLVEPTLDEEKKEEPKLEESIEDETLITKKDQDLPVIKDKPIFKKSTTTPVLKQTVTKTTVVKPKKVQQKLVTIKAYWIQVGSFSSSAQANKSVDLLKSKGLSSRVVLKSVNGKSVYRVRIGAYESKDEADKFLSEVQKIDGYSGSYVSESTTQKYIDI
- a CDS encoding hybrid sensor histidine kinase/response regulator codes for the protein MIDLDNTLMFKTLFKLLDHDTRNTFVKLNALVSDLDESPVKDMITDSVQELYDIIASSSGFIDGKKRIMSMYDIISQLSLTSDKIALSHHHRVKLTTDPKIYLFVEVSELFNHAILNIIENALKYSPTDTVVEVDIKREENYVTVYVKDSGIGIDKGELEAIFNQGYRASNAKSFEGTGTGLWITKNIIQRDSGTIEVYQNDDKGTIFKVMVPIFFTNSLEESMDIVIFNYVEDNDELDKSLSSVKTLIDMHNPPPQYHYDSLVFANLLNYLRKEKRNKTESHFKEKLLEIKSKNPNGKTVLIVDDSTYVHYYLGSFFSKLGYRVLDFAYNGQEGFNLYETYNPDIVTLDITMPVMSGLEASEKILEFDPKAKLLFLSGLGGHGGLHATINNKLKGRPYGILTKPFKLEDLKDALTTFNQL
- the epsC gene encoding serine O-acetyltransferase EpsC, with translation MDDDKLDKIKKELLKSYSLGGGVNHIDGPSLPSRESIKKILMIIESLMFPGFQADEVIDQSILSYRTSEKLNRLFKKLYSETKKASCKKLVSSDSCNCEGCLSSSLDHTLELLSRLTKIRSKLLLDAEAALAGDPAAASMEEVILSYPGLKAVMIHRIAHEFYLMKIPLIPRMMGEYAHETTGIDIHPGATIGESFFIDHGTGVVIGETTVIGKSVKIYQGVTLGALSVKKEEANIKRHPTIEDGVTIYAGATILGGETVVGKNSTIGGNVWIVKSVPEDSKIYNKPIDYTIVG